A single window of Agromyces sp. Leaf222 DNA harbors:
- a CDS encoding DUF2207 domain-containing protein — protein MLPAVILLAIAPALVIFALGIVARIVSRQPVHSPVVQYTRARGASVLHDALLVEADRRAAAAVIVDLAVSRRIRIIANETKREPIGIELQPGAPLTGDELAVLEALFGPEHTSTRLRRFSTDRRALSARLKSVVRNADYALARAGLVAQRRMAWPGTTLTVLAYLGMLVEALLLVITLGSGDWPALIATLAALAVTIATIVVTPASWRRFLPAARERREHLDGLRQYLVLAEADRMRVLQSPTGAQLIPVPQTTDAATTAPADTSPAAASGPLARFHLHEKLLPYAVLFGVERDWIATLKLDVQTLERTNVDTLGDLVSGTADLAELTGHLAQLIVLVDDVAHLTVALGDLVDVSGGLVDLADGVGSVLGSLD, from the coding sequence GTGCTCCCCGCCGTCATCCTGCTCGCCATCGCCCCAGCGCTCGTCATCTTCGCGCTCGGCATCGTCGCGCGCATCGTGTCCCGGCAGCCGGTGCACTCCCCGGTCGTGCAGTACACGAGGGCACGCGGGGCATCGGTGCTGCACGACGCGCTGCTCGTCGAGGCCGACCGGCGCGCGGCAGCCGCGGTGATCGTCGACCTCGCGGTGTCGCGCCGCATCCGCATCATCGCGAACGAGACGAAGCGCGAACCGATCGGCATCGAACTGCAGCCAGGGGCACCCCTCACCGGCGACGAGCTCGCCGTGCTCGAAGCGCTCTTCGGCCCAGAACACACGAGCACGCGCCTTCGTCGCTTCTCGACCGACCGGCGTGCGCTCTCGGCACGCCTGAAGTCGGTCGTGCGCAACGCCGACTACGCGCTCGCCCGCGCCGGACTCGTCGCCCAGCGCCGCATGGCCTGGCCCGGCACCACCCTCACCGTGCTCGCCTACCTCGGCATGCTCGTCGAGGCGCTGCTCCTCGTCATCACCCTCGGCTCCGGCGACTGGCCGGCGCTCATCGCGACGCTCGCGGCCCTCGCCGTGACGATCGCGACCATCGTCGTGACTCCGGCGTCGTGGCGCCGGTTCCTGCCCGCGGCACGCGAACGCCGCGAACACCTCGACGGCCTCCGCCAGTACCTCGTGCTCGCCGAGGCCGACCGCATGCGCGTGCTGCAGTCCCCGACGGGCGCCCAGCTGATCCCGGTGCCCCAGACGACGGATGCCGCGACGACAGCACCCGCCGACACCTCGCCGGCCGCGGCATCCGGCCCTCTCGCCCGCTTCCACCTGCACGAGAAGCTGCTGCCCTACGCCGTGCTCTTCGGCGTCGAACGCGACTGGATCGCGACGCTGAAGCTCGACGTGCAGACGCTCGAACGCACGAACGTCGACACGCTCGGCGATCTGGTGAGCGGCACGGCCGACCTCGCCGAGCTCACCGGGCACCTCGCCCAACTCATCGTTCTCGTCGACGACGTCGCGCACCTCACGGTCGCGCTCGGCGACCTCGTCGACGTGTCGGGCGGCCTCGTCGATCTCGCCGACGGCGTCGGCAGCGTGCTCGGGAGCCTCGATTGA
- a CDS encoding alpha/beta fold hydrolase: MPARTFRRGDRTIVIHEPDRAEASTVEPAGSRTATAPDAPTYVLVHGLGMAAEYWGGLDERLAESGRVLALDLPGFGDSPKPAKALTVSETADLVADLLIELRAESSVDRPASHPVLVGHSMGAQVVADLAARHPELVERIVLVGPSVNPRERTAHQQAARFLQDIAVIDLFAFARGALAYIQAGSRWVLANLRPTLEHRMELVLPRVRADVLVIRGADDRVVPRYWGQAVAVLAPHARYAEVPGRGHEAVPHQVGPLGDLIAGHARGDRLGSELAPHERRAALSKALGGSTTTRVGWVLRDYGFGARRRLVQLVSTRPPERWRIGDPAMPDVVLVPGVHEHWSFLAPLADTLNRAGHRITIVHGLGMNRRSVPDTSRLLQRALARVDPPPAGRVIVAHSKGGLIGKHLLTDLVRGSGPLGSAGSDRLDVRGAVTLATPYAGSARARWFFDPSMRAFLPTDVTIVELQRDATVNEHIVSIFGTLDAHVPEGSALAGATNVIVPAAGHFRLTASPAAHRAAIDAVAALADARLVPVTPPPAP, from the coding sequence ATGCCCGCGCGCACCTTCCGTCGTGGCGATCGCACGATCGTCATCCACGAGCCCGACCGCGCCGAGGCTTCGACGGTCGAGCCCGCCGGCAGCCGCACGGCCACGGCACCCGACGCCCCCACCTACGTGCTCGTGCACGGCCTCGGCATGGCCGCCGAGTACTGGGGCGGACTCGACGAGCGCCTCGCCGAGTCCGGGCGCGTGCTCGCGCTCGACCTCCCCGGCTTCGGCGATTCGCCGAAGCCGGCCAAGGCGCTCACGGTGTCCGAGACGGCCGACCTCGTCGCCGACCTGCTCATCGAGCTGCGCGCCGAGTCCTCCGTCGATCGGCCGGCCTCGCACCCCGTGCTCGTCGGGCACTCCATGGGCGCCCAGGTGGTCGCAGACCTCGCGGCGCGGCATCCGGAGCTCGTCGAGCGCATCGTGCTCGTCGGCCCCTCGGTGAACCCACGCGAGCGCACCGCGCACCAGCAGGCGGCCAGGTTCCTGCAGGACATCGCCGTCATCGACCTCTTCGCGTTCGCGCGCGGCGCCCTCGCCTACATCCAGGCCGGCAGCCGATGGGTGCTCGCGAACCTCCGGCCGACGCTCGAGCACCGCATGGAGCTCGTGCTCCCCCGCGTGCGCGCCGACGTGCTCGTGATCCGCGGCGCAGACGACCGCGTCGTGCCCCGCTACTGGGGGCAGGCGGTCGCGGTGCTCGCCCCGCACGCCAGGTACGCCGAGGTGCCCGGACGCGGGCACGAGGCCGTTCCGCACCAGGTCGGCCCGCTCGGCGACCTCATCGCCGGCCATGCCCGCGGCGACCGGTTGGGCAGTGAGCTCGCACCCCACGAACGGCGCGCGGCGCTCTCGAAGGCGCTCGGCGGCAGCACGACGACGCGCGTCGGATGGGTACTGCGCGACTACGGGTTCGGGGCTCGGCGACGACTCGTGCAACTCGTCTCGACCCGTCCGCCCGAGCGCTGGCGCATCGGCGACCCCGCCATGCCCGACGTCGTGCTCGTTCCCGGCGTGCACGAGCACTGGAGCTTCCTCGCGCCGCTCGCCGATACCCTGAACCGCGCCGGGCACCGCATCACGATCGTGCATGGCCTCGGCATGAACCGTCGATCCGTGCCCGACACCTCGAGGCTGCTGCAGCGCGCCCTCGCGCGGGTCGACCCACCGCCCGCCGGACGCGTGATCGTCGCGCACAGCAAGGGCGGCCTCATCGGCAAGCACCTGCTGACCGACCTCGTGCGCGGCTCGGGCCCACTCGGATCGGCGGGCTCCGATCGCCTCGACGTGCGCGGCGCGGTCACGCTCGCGACGCCGTACGCCGGCTCGGCGAGGGCCCGCTGGTTCTTCGACCCGAGCATGCGCGCGTTCCTGCCCACCGACGTCACGATCGTCGAACTGCAACGCGATGCCACGGTGAACGAGCACATCGTCTCGATCTTCGGCACCCTCGACGCGCACGTGCCAGAGGGCAGCGCGCTCGCGGGCGCGACGAACGTGATCGTGCCGGCGGCCGGGCACTTCCGGCTCACCGCATCGCCCGCCGCGCATCGCGCCGCGATCGACGCGGTGGCCGCACTCGCCGACGCCCGCCTCGTGCCCGTCACGCCCCCGCCGGCCCCCTGA
- a CDS encoding tryptophan-rich sensory protein, translating into MTNPERAAHVSSTAGGPSTARTPEAQPPKSSTARDASGTSSGTNSAASSGGDLARQLTVAVSALIAVVGSFIGSGAAGGQRVQDAAGGALAADATLVAPGGGAFAIWSLIYFGLLAYAVWQFLPAQRTDERHRRLGPWVAASLLLNAAWILSIQFDLLWLSVPVIAALLVVLVAAFRIGLELRPKSAIDALVTDGTIGLYLGWVCVATIANIAAVLVAVGFDGFGLPPETWSVGLVAIAGLLGIALAVWDHGRIAPALSLSWGIAWIAVARLTDEPSSTVTGIAAIIAVIAVLIATAAMRVVAMRRPSASHAG; encoded by the coding sequence ATGACGAACCCTGAACGCGCAGCCCACGTATCGAGCACGGCGGGCGGGCCGAGCACGGCTCGCACGCCGGAGGCGCAACCGCCGAAGTCGAGCACGGCTCGCGACGCATCCGGCACGAGTTCGGGCACGAACTCCGCCGCGAGTTCGGGCGGCGATCTCGCCAGGCAGCTCACGGTGGCGGTCAGCGCCCTGATCGCGGTCGTCGGCTCCTTCATCGGGTCGGGTGCCGCCGGCGGGCAACGGGTTCAGGATGCCGCGGGCGGCGCACTCGCCGCCGACGCGACGCTCGTGGCGCCGGGCGGTGGCGCCTTCGCCATCTGGTCGCTCATCTACTTCGGGCTGCTCGCCTACGCGGTGTGGCAGTTCCTGCCCGCCCAGCGCACCGACGAGCGGCACCGCCGGCTCGGCCCGTGGGTCGCGGCATCCCTCCTGCTGAATGCGGCGTGGATCCTCAGCATCCAGTTCGACCTGCTCTGGCTGAGCGTGCCCGTGATCGCCGCGCTGCTCGTCGTGCTCGTCGCGGCGTTCCGCATCGGGCTCGAGCTGCGCCCGAAGAGCGCGATCGACGCCCTCGTCACCGACGGCACGATCGGCCTCTACCTCGGATGGGTGTGCGTCGCCACGATCGCGAACATCGCCGCGGTGCTCGTCGCCGTCGGCTTCGACGGGTTCGGCCTGCCGCCCGAGACCTGGTCGGTGGGCCTCGTCGCCATCGCCGGACTCCTCGGCATCGCCCTCGCCGTGTGGGACCACGGTCGCATCGCGCCCGCCCTCTCGCTGAGCTGGGGCATCGCGTGGATCGCCGTCGCCCGCCTCACCGACGAGCCGTCGTCGACCGTCACCGGCATCGCCGCGATCATCGCGGTGATCGCCGTGCTGATCGCGACGGCGGCGATGCGCGTGGTCGCGATGCGCCGACCGAGCGCATCGCACGCCGGCTGA